The nucleotide sequence GCCAGCGGGACACCCACCGCGAGGCCGACCAGCGCCAGCCCGCGGTAGAAGCGCCGCGACCGCGCCGCGGAGAGCACTCCGAGCTTGAACAGCGCCATCCCGATCAACATCAGGCCACCGGCGCGCCACATCGTCCAGAAGAGAAATGCCGGCACCTGCAACTGGAAGGCATCGTCGTTGCGCGCCGGAGCCTGCTCTAGCCAGTTGCCCCGCATCGCCTCCAGCTCGCTCTCGATCTCCTGCGGCGGCGGTGCCCAGCGCTGCCCGGTGCTGTCCAGAGACTCGGCGGGCCAGTGAGGAATCGAGAAGGCGCTGAGCACGTTCAGAATCACCGGTACCATCAGCACCAAAGCCCCCACGATCAGAAGCGTGCGCGGCGATCGCCGCCGTAGCGGAAACACCAGCAGGCCGCAGAGGGCGTAGGTGACCAGGATGTCCCCGGCCCAAATCACATAGGCGTGAATCAGACCGAAGACCAGCAGCCACAGCATCCGCCGACCGTGAATCTTCCAGGGACTGCCACCGCGGGCCTCGACGCGCTGCGCCACCAGCACCAGCCCAGCGCCGAACAGGAGCGAGAACAGCGACATGAACTTCTGGTCCGCCAACACATGGCTGAACACCCACACGGCGTAGTTGAGGCCGGTGAGATCGCCGTAGGCGGTGGGGTTGAAATAGGCCGCCTGGGGCATCGAGTAACTCTGGATGTTCATCACCAGAATGCCCATGACGGCGACGCCGCGAAGCAGGTCGAGGGAGCGGATGCGCTCGCCGCGCTGCACCGGCTCGGCACGCTCCTGGGCCCCGGTTTCGGCCGCGGCATCGGACGCCGCGGGATGGTCTTCGCTTGGCTCATGGATCGCTTCCGTCACCGCCCCTCCTCCCGAGAACGTCCCGCTGGGCCGCTCTCCAAGACACGGAAATCGCCCTCCGCTGGCGAGCCAGGAGCTCGCCCGTACGGATCTGGTAGGGTCCGAGGAACCCCAGGACGACACCGATGATTCAACCGTTTCTGTCTCTCTACTCCCACGGATACGTACGGGTCGCCGTCGGTGTTCCCAAGGTCAAAGTCGGCGACCCCGAGTTCAACGCCCGCGAGAGCCTCGCCCTGGCCCGGCAGGCCCATCGGCAACACGCCGCCGTGGCGCTCTTTCCGGAGCTCGGCCTATCCTCCTACACCTGCGACGACCTGTTCCATCAAGACGCTCTCCTCGACGCTTCCGAGGTGGCCCTGAAGCACGTCCTGACCGAGAGCCGCGAGCTCAATCCACTGCTCCTGGTCGGCCTTCCTCTACGCTTCGAAGATCGCCTCTTCAACTGCGCCGTCGCCCTCCATCGCGGACGAATTCTGGGCGTGGTTCCAAAGAGTTTTCTGCCCAATTATCGCGAGTTCTACGAAAAACGCTACTTCGCATCGGCCCGCCAGGCGATCGGCGACCGCATCCGATTGCTCGGCCAAGAAGTGCCCTTCGGCTCCGACCTGATCTTCGAGGCCGAAGGCATGCCCGACTTCAAGCTCCACGCCGAAGTCTGCGAAGACCTCTGGGTACCGATCCCGCCGAGCACCTGGGCGGCCCTGGCCGGCGCCACCGTGCTGACCAACATGTCGGCGAGCAACATCACCGTCGGCAAGGCCGACTTTCGGCGCGCCCTCTGCGCTTCCCAGTCGGGGCGCTGCCTCGGTGCCTACCTTTTCGCCGCGGCGGGTCCCGGCGAGTCGACCACCGACATGGCCTGGGACGGCCAAGGGCTGATCTACGAAAACGGCGAGCTGCTCGCCGAGGGCAAGCGTTTCTCGCGCCAGGGCGAGCTGCTGTTCGCCGACATCGACCTCGAGCGCCTGCGCCAGGAGCGGCTGCGACTGACCAGCTTCGGAGACTCGATCGGCGACCACCGCGAGCGCTTGCGCAGCTTCCGGCGCATCCCCTTCGCCTTCGAGCGTCCCGACGAGGAGATCGCCCTCGAGCGCGCCGTCGACCGCTTTCCCTACGTGCCTTCCGACCGCGAGCTACGCGACGAGCGCTGCTTCGAAGCCTATGAGATCCAGATTCATGGCCTGATCAAGCGCCTCGAGGCGACCGGCATCCGCAAGCTGGTGATCGGCGTCTCCGGGGGCCTCGATTCGACCCAGGCGCTGCTGGTGGCGGTCAAAACCGTCGACCGCCTGGGGTTGCCGCGGGAGAACATCCTCGCCTACACCCTGCCGGGCTTCGCCACCAGCGAGCGCACCCTGCGCGACGCCCGAGCCCTGATGGCCGCCTTCGGCGTCACCGCCGGCGAGATCGACATTCGCCCCTCGGCGCGCCAGATGCTCGCCGATCTCGACCACCCCTTCGCCAAAGGTGAAGCGGTCCACGACATCACCTTCGAGAACGTGCAGGCCGGTGAGCGCACCTCGCACCTCTTCCGCCTGGCCAACTTTCACGATGCCCTGGTGCTCGGCACCGGCGACCTCTCGGAGCTCGCCCTCGGCTGGACCACCTATGGCGTCGGCGACCAGATGTCGCACTACAACGTCAACACCTCGGTCCCCAAGACCCTGATCCAGTACCTCATCCGGTGGGAGATCGAGACTGGCCGCTTCGAAGGCGAGGCGGCACGCATCCTGGCCTCGATCCTCGACACCGAGATCTCGCCCGAGCTGATTCCCGGCGACGGTCCGGACGACGGTCCGGCGCAGCGCACGGAAGACGTCATCGGCCCCTACGAGCTGCAGGACTTCCACCTCTATTTCCTCACCCGCTTCGGCTTCCGACCCTCGAAGGTAGCCTTTCTGGCCCTCCACGCCTGGGGCGACCGCGAGCGCGGCGACTGGCCCGAGACGATGGCCGATGAA is from Acidobacteriota bacterium and encodes:
- a CDS encoding DUF418 domain-containing protein; translation: MTEAIHEPSEDHPAASDAAAETGAQERAEPVQRGERIRSLDLLRGVAVMGILVMNIQSYSMPQAAYFNPTAYGDLTGLNYAVWVFSHVLADQKFMSLFSLLFGAGLVLVAQRVEARGGSPWKIHGRRMLWLLVFGLIHAYVIWAGDILVTYALCGLLVFPLRRRSPRTLLIVGALVLMVPVILNVLSAFSIPHWPAESLDSTGQRWAPPPQEIESELEAMRGNWLEQAPARNDDAFQLQVPAFLFWTMWRAGGLMLIGMALFKLGVLSAARSRRFYRGLALVGLAVGVPLAAWGVVKNFEAGWAWQWSMFFGSLPNYFASLFTAAAYLGIIVGAAAVFPGRRLFQAAGRMAFTNYLGQSVICTLIFYGTGLGWFGSVERSGQALVVVLVLLFQLVFSAWWLERFRFGPAEWLWRSLTYGRLQPMRRRD
- a CDS encoding NAD(+) synthase, which translates into the protein MIQPFLSLYSHGYVRVAVGVPKVKVGDPEFNARESLALARQAHRQHAAVALFPELGLSSYTCDDLFHQDALLDASEVALKHVLTESRELNPLLLVGLPLRFEDRLFNCAVALHRGRILGVVPKSFLPNYREFYEKRYFASARQAIGDRIRLLGQEVPFGSDLIFEAEGMPDFKLHAEVCEDLWVPIPPSTWAALAGATVLTNMSASNITVGKADFRRALCASQSGRCLGAYLFAAAGPGESTTDMAWDGQGLIYENGELLAEGKRFSRQGELLFADIDLERLRQERLRLTSFGDSIGDHRERLRSFRRIPFAFERPDEEIALERAVDRFPYVPSDRELRDERCFEAYEIQIHGLIKRLEATGIRKLVIGVSGGLDSTQALLVAVKTVDRLGLPRENILAYTLPGFATSERTLRDARALMAAFGVTAGEIDIRPSARQMLADLDHPFAKGEAVHDITFENVQAGERTSHLFRLANFHDALVLGTGDLSELALGWTTYGVGDQMSHYNVNTSVPKTLIQYLIRWEIETGRFEGEAARILASILDTEISPELIPGDGPDDGPAQRTEDVIGPYELQDFHLYFLTRFGFRPSKVAFLALHAWGDRERGDWPETMADEDRRQYDLATIKKWLGVFLYRFFKVSQFKRSASPNGPKVGSGGSLSPRGDWRAPSDGEAEVWLRELKENVP